AAATGCAAATGATTGCCACCATTGGAAATTATGAACATcctgtttatttctttttcaatttgcaGCTTCGGAGCATGACAACAGATACACATATAATAGTTGATGCTTTGCAGAGTTCAAGTGTAGTAGAAGTTCAGGTTCTTACATCTTTTACATACTTtgtgaattaattttttctacacTAGCATGATCAATTGTTCTTCTAAATATGTACTTTTACTTCTGTCAATTTGTTGGCAGGACGACAGAATAAGGAGGCGTAATGACTGGTCTAAGTGGCTTCCCTCATCAGGTCACCATGTAATCTCAACAGAATCTGTGTCTGTAGAGAGCCAGAGTCCTGTCAGTTTAGAGAATAACAATAGTAGTGAGAGCAATAATGATGGAATCTCTCATGAAGATTCTATCCGCCAAACTACCTATAAGGTTCAAGAGGACTATTTGCCCTCTGTGAGTGAGTACTCGAAAATTGAAGATAAGCTTATTGCAGAATGCGATAGTCTCAAGGTACCGACAGCTGATGAAGCAGCGGCATATGACGGTGATAACAAGGATAGATGCATAGAATTACTATCTGGACCAAATTCAGGAGTCAGACAGAACAAACTTTGCAGCAGATGTAGCTGTTCGCTAGAGAAAGATTCAGTTGGCACCATGGCTGATGTTAAATCTGGTAACACGCATGTTGTTGTTGTCTCTGCAAAGTCACAGGAAAATGACAATCTCTCCAGTAGTGGTGATCTTGCGCTTGATGTCACACTATCAAATAGGGTATCTGACATGCAGAATATAGAGGCCTTCTCTAATGACATTGCTGTCCAATCACCTAGCTGTAGGGCGGAGCAAAGTACATTCATGCTTGATGAGGAATTGGAGCCGGAGTTTGTTCACAGGGATGATCTTTCTTTAAATAGGAGGTAACTCTTCTGTTACGTCTGCAAGGGTCTTCtgttatttgaattattttgacTCATGCTGTGAGAAGGCTGTTGTATGTATAATCGCTTATtgtgtttctcttttttgtatGATCTAGCAGCATTGATGCAATCATGTCAAAACATTTCAAGCTTTTGGCAATCGTTTTGTCTGGAAGGCAAAGACATTGATAGCACTGTTGTATTCTTGTATCATTAGGTTGTCTAGAATATTCCACTTATATGTCAATTATTCTAGCAAAGTCTGCAAgcaataaaaatagaaaaatagcaTTCATCAGCTCTTGGATATTATGcaagtttttagtttttctttggCAGTATGATGAATGCTCTTAGTTTTTCTTTCGCAGTATGATCTTTAATAACATGAACGATATATTAACACCGGCAACGGCAAAAGGGTACTCCCATTCGGCTCTCTGCCCTTCCTGTTTGTGCAATAGCATCTGAAATGAATCCTGTGAAAGGAAAAGAATTAGTTATGGAATGGCCTTTTTTATACCAGGAGGGGAGGAAGAATGCAACCATTAAAATGAGGTGATATGAGAAGGAAGTATTTACTGGGTAGTTCTGTGCGAAAAAGATGAGGTTCTCCAGCGATACAAATCCACCACCCCTGATAGAGGATACAACATGTCAGTTTTTTCAACACTACATGGATCCATTTTATATTACGTGAAAAAGATGCATCGAATCCGAAGTACCTGAAATCCAAGGATGGGTCTGTACCTTGCCAACCCATCTCCTTCCACAATTCTGATTTGAGAGGAGGAATTGCTCGATTAGGGTAAGCGAGCCTCCAAAGTTGCTTTAGCGCATCCTGTGCACAATATTAAGGTTTAGTTAATTCTAAAGGATTAGCATCAGGGGAACAATCAAATCGGCATCAATTAACAAATTTGAACTAGAAAAACTCAATTAACACAacttaataacaaaaaaaatatgattcaaACTACccaaaaaaaagttgaaaaaaactTACCGAAATATAGGATTGTGCGATCTTCCGAATAAAAAGGGCCCACTCTGCCTCGATCGTAAGGGATCAACTAActgagaatttaaaattttatattaaaacttCGATCCTAAGCTACGCATCCTCCTTCTCCTCGAAGAAACCCTtcgcttttgatttttttagatCTAAATTAATGGTCCATGTTGCAATGATGGCTGATGGAACAACACTCACCAAGGATGCACACATTGGGTCGAATAACTGATATCGGCAGTAGGTTGGATGACCTGTTTAGAGGCAATCACCTGCTGGTCTTTGGTTGGTGCACTCTGTTTAGGGTGATTTCCAGAACATGCTTAACTTAACAATCTTTTGTTACCTACTTAGGTTGCAACTACATTGTATTACTTTGGAAGCTATATAatctaaagttttttaaaatttgcataGCACCTTTTACTTCATGCCCAATTTTAAATAATGGGCTCAAATTTACATGTTAGGTACAATGCAGGAGTGTAATGCCCCACTCCTATACTACCGttgatgtatgtatatgtatatgtaaggTAATCAAATTTGTAAATTGTTCGACTTTATAAGTACAAATAGTATATGTATAGGATTTTCTCAGATTTAACTCATACATTTTCGCTCCTGCATTGTACCCAACAATTCTATCTATACAACATCTTCTTCCTAACGAGGTACATATAAACAAACTCATACATCACCGTTACATCCTCACTTTCAATTCGTCTTGGATATGCATGTGCACACCATTAATGTTTCGACTCATTAGATGTAAAAAGTCATGAagtttatgtatatgtatgtggtTACCANNNNNNNNNNNNNNNNNNNNNNNNNNNNNNNNNNNNNNNNNNNNNNNNNNNNNNNNNNNNNNNNNNNNNNNNNNNNNNNNNNNNNNNNNNNNNNNNNNNNNNNNNNNNNNNNNNNNNNNNNNNNNNNNNNNNNNNNNNNNNNNNNNNNNNNNNNNNNNNNNNNNNNNNNNNNNNNNNNNNNNNNNNNNNNNNNNNNNNNNNNNNNNNNNNNNNNNNNNNNNNNNNNNNNNNNNNNNNNNNNNNNNNNNNNNNNNNNNNNNNNNNNNNNNNNNNNNNNNNNNNNNNNNNNNNNNNNNNNNNNNNNNNNNNNNNNNNNNNNNNNNNNNNNNNNNNNNNNNNNNNNNNNNNNNNNNNNNNNNNNNNNNNNNNNNNNNNNNNNNNNNNNNNNNNNNNNNNNNNNNNNNNNNNNNNNNNNNNNNNNNNNNNNNNNNNNNNNNNNNNNNNNNNNNNNNNNNNNNNNNNNNNNNNNNNNNNNNNNNNNNNNNNNNNNNNNNNNNNNNNNNNNNNNNNNNNNNNNNNNNNNNNNNNNNNNNNNNNNNNNNNNNNNNNNNNNNNNNNNNNNNNNNNNNNNNNNNNNNNNNNNNNNNNNNNNNNNNNNNNNNNNNNNNNNNNNNNNNNNNNNNNNNNNNNNNNNNNNNNNNNNNNNNNNNNNNNNNNNNNNNNNNNNNNNNNNNNNNNNNNNNNNNNNNNNNNNNNNNNNNNNNNNNNNNNNNNNNNNNNNNNNNNNNNNNNNNNNNNNNNNNNNNNNNNNNNNNNNNNNNNNNNNNNNNNNNNNNNNNNNNNNNNNNNNNNNNNNNNNNNNNNNNNNNNNNNNNNNNNNNNNNNNNNNNNNNNNNNNNNNNNNNNNNNNNNNNNNNNNNNNNNNNNNNNNNNNNNNNNNNNNNNNNNNNNNNNNNNNNNNNNNNNNNNNNNNNNNNNNNNNNNNNNNNNNNNNNNNNNNNNNNNNNNNNNNNN
The sequence above is a segment of the Ananas comosus cultivar F153 unplaced genomic scaffold, ASM154086v1, whole genome shotgun sequence genome. Coding sequences within it:
- the LOC109706241 gene encoding uncharacterized protein LOC109706241 encodes the protein MQMIATIGNYEHPVYFFFNLQLRSMTTDTHIIVDALQSSSVVEVQDDRIRRRNDWSKWLPSSGHHVISTESVSVESQSPVSLENNNSSESNNDGISHEDSIRQTTYKVQEDYLPSVSEYSKIEDKLIAECDSLKVPTADEAAAYDGDNKDRCIELLSGPNSGVRQNKLCSRCSCSLEKDSVGTMADVKSGNTHVVVVSAKSQENDNLSSSGDLALDVTLSNRVSDMQNIEAFSNDIAVQSPSCRAEQSTFMLDEELEPEFVHRDDLSLNRR